The following nucleotide sequence is from Streptomyces bathyalis.
CCCGTGCGGGTAGCCGAGGCCCGTGGTGACCGCCAGATCGATGTCCGCGGGCGACGCGATATGACGTTCCGCGATGGAGGCCGCCACCGAGACGATTGAAGCCAGCAGGCGCTGCGCCACGGAGCCCGCCGTGTCCCGGACGACCGTGACCTGCGCCCCGGCGGCGGTGAGCACCGCGACCGCGTCACGAACCGCTTCGGGCCCGGTGGCCGGTGTCACCGCGAGCACGCGGCGTCCGGCCTCCATCGAGAGCGGGTCGATGCCGAGGGTGCGGGCCGCGGGCAGGCCGTGTTCGGCCACCGCCTCGGCGACCGTGCCGCCCCACGTGGGCACGAGCAGGAGCGGCTCGGCACCGGAAGAGCCGGCCGCTCCCCCCGGTCCGGAGGAGCCGCCGGTCAGGCCCCGTACGGCGTCGGCGTCCGGTCCCCCGCCGACGACCTCCACGGCGCGCGAGGCGTCACCGCCCGCGGGGGGCGCGGTGGGTGCGGCGGCATCGCCGGGGGCGTCGGGACCGTAGGGGTAGAAGCCGCGCCCGGTCTTGCGTCCGTGCAGCCCGGCGGTGACCCGGTTCGCGGTGAGGTACGAGGGCCGCAGCCGGTCGGAGTGGCGGAATCCGCGCCAGATGGTGTCGATGACGGAGGCGGTGACGTCGAGGCCGGTGAGGTCCATGAGTTCGAACGGGCCCATGCGCAGGCCCAGGACGTCGCGGGCGATCGCGTCGAGGTCCGCGGGCGGGGCGACGGACTCCTCCAGCAGCGCCAGCGCCTCGGTGACCAGCCCGCGCCCCGCGTGGTTGACGAGGAAGCCCGGGGTGTCCGCCACGGTCACCGCCCGGTGTCCGCAGCCCTCCACGAACGCGGCCAGGAACCCGGGGATGTCCTCCCGGGTGGCGGCGCCCGGCACGACCTCCGCGATCTTCATCAGCGGTACGGGGTTGAAGAAGTGCAGCCCGCCGAGCCGGGCGGGGTCGGCGAGCCGTGCGCCGATCTCGGTGACGGACAGCGAGGAGGTGTTGGTCGCGAAGACGGTGGTCTCCGGCAGCACTTTCGCGAGCTCCGTGAAGACGGCGGCCTTCGTCTCCAGGTCCTCCCGTACGGCCTCGACGACGAGAGCGGGCGCGGAGTCCTCGCCCTCCGGCGCCGCGAAGGGCGAGGCGAGCGGCACCAGGCGCTCCCGGGCGGCATCCGCGTCGCCCTGGCTCATCCGGCCCTTCTGCACGGCGCGCTCCAGCATGCCGGCCACGAACTGGACTGCTTCGGTGACCGACTCCTCGCGCGCGTCGGCGAGTTCGACGGTGTGCCCCGCGGTGGCGGCCCACTGTGCGATGCCGCGGCCCATGACGCCCGTACCGACGATTCTGATGCGCATGCCTTCTCCGTCTCCGCTCCCCCGGACGCGCCGCCGCACCGGCCCGTCCCGGCCGGACGCCGCTCGTCCCTTTGTCGTCCCTGGTCGTCCCGTCAGCGCAGATAGACGCGCTCGGGGTCCACATCCTCGCGCAGCAGGGCCAGTTCGTCCGCCGAGGGCGGCTCGATGACGCTGAGGTCGCCGGCGACCTGAAGGTCCCAGCCGGTGTTCGCCTTCACGTCCTCGGCCGTCACGCCGGGGTGCAGGGCGGCCAGTTTCAGCTCCTCACCGACGCCTTCGCGGGCGAGGATGCCCAACTCCGTGATGACGCGGGTGACTCCGGCTCCCAGCGGGCGGATGCCGTCGGCGAGGGCACGGTCCGGGCCCGGCGAGGTGCAGAAGTCGAGCTCTTCCGTGAAGGAGCGCTGGTCGTGGCGGCGCATGACGACGAACACCTCACGGGAGCTGGCCATGACCTCGTTCGCGCCGCCCGATCCGGGCAGCCGGGCCTTGGGGTGGTGCCAGTCGCCGATGACGGACGAGTTGAGGTTGCCCCACTTGTCGATCTGGGCCGCGCCGAGGAAGCCGACATCGATGTGGCCGCCCTGGAGGACGGACCCGAAGAGCGTGGGCATCGGAATCACCGCTTCGGCCCCGGTGATGAGCACGGCGTCGGCGATGGTCTCGGGCAGGTGCGAGGGATGCGCGCCGCACACCCCGGACTCGTAGACGA
It contains:
- a CDS encoding 3-hydroxyacyl-CoA dehydrogenase: MRIRIVGTGVMGRGIAQWAATAGHTVELADAREESVTEAVQFVAGMLERAVQKGRMSQGDADAARERLVPLASPFAAPEGEDSAPALVVEAVREDLETKAAVFTELAKVLPETTVFATNTSSLSVTEIGARLADPARLGGLHFFNPVPLMKIAEVVPGAATREDIPGFLAAFVEGCGHRAVTVADTPGFLVNHAGRGLVTEALALLEESVAPPADLDAIARDVLGLRMGPFELMDLTGLDVTASVIDTIWRGFRHSDRLRPSYLTANRVTAGLHGRKTGRGFYPYGPDAPGDAAAPTAPPAGGDASRAVEVVGGGPDADAVRGLTGGSSGPGGAAGSSGAEPLLLVPTWGGTVAEAVAEHGLPAARTLGIDPLSMEAGRRVLAVTPATGPEAVRDAVAVLTAAGAQVTVVRDTAGSVAQRLLASIVSVAASIAERHIASPADIDLAVTTGLGYPHGPLAWGERVGAARMFALQRTLLATTGDPRYRPTRWVRERAQLGLPLTAPDLPTDWHTQENSP
- a CDS encoding CoA-transferase subunit beta; translation: MTTDTVTSSELLSVVASRELAARRTVFAGIGLPTLAASLAHLTVAPKLEIVYESGVCGAHPSHLPETIADAVLITGAEAVIPMPTLFGSVLQGGHIDVGFLGAAQIDKWGNLNSSVIGDWHHPKARLPGSGGANEVMASSREVFVVMRRHDQRSFTEELDFCTSPGPDRALADGIRPLGAGVTRVITELGILAREGVGEELKLAALHPGVTAEDVKANTGWDLQVAGDLSVIEPPSADELALLREDVDPERVYLR